One Stenotrophomonas maltophilia DNA window includes the following coding sequences:
- the hflX gene encoding ribosome rescue GTPase HflX: protein MFDRSKKGEHALLIQPHFGKLEDDVLEEFGDLARSAGASIAATITARLDRPNPSTLIGSGKLDEIKAAADASGADLILVNHALSPGQERNLERFLERRVIDRTGLILDIFAQRAHSHEGKLQVELAQLRHLATRLVRGWTHLERQRGGSIGLRGPGETQLETDRRLLQKRVEQLQKRLEKVEVQRTQMRRARVRSELPRVALVGYTNAGKSTLFNAMTGAEAYAADQLFATLDPTVRRIAVPGGNVVLADTVGFVRDLPHDLVAAFRSTLSEAREADFLLHVVDAADPHREERIAQVDEVLTAVGAGDLPQLLVFNKIDRIEGADVRHDGQDGIPDESRRERVWISARDGQGLELLQAVLGKRLGLQHVTGELRLPPDAGRLRARLHQLEVIRSEQADEDGWLLQVDLPIAEAEKLAASADGAPIRALLPEKLPEW, encoded by the coding sequence ATGTTTGACCGCTCGAAAAAGGGCGAACATGCCCTGTTGATCCAGCCCCATTTCGGCAAGCTGGAAGACGATGTGCTGGAAGAATTCGGTGATCTGGCCCGCTCGGCTGGGGCCAGCATCGCCGCGACGATTACCGCGCGCCTGGACCGTCCGAATCCGTCGACCCTGATCGGCAGCGGCAAGCTGGACGAGATCAAGGCTGCGGCCGATGCCAGCGGTGCCGACCTGATCCTGGTCAACCATGCGTTGAGCCCGGGCCAGGAACGCAACCTGGAACGCTTCCTCGAGCGCCGGGTAATCGACCGTACCGGCCTCATTCTGGACATCTTCGCCCAGCGTGCGCACAGTCACGAGGGCAAGCTGCAGGTCGAGCTGGCGCAGCTGCGCCACCTGGCCACGCGGCTGGTGCGCGGCTGGACCCACCTGGAGCGCCAGCGCGGCGGCTCGATCGGCCTGCGTGGCCCGGGTGAAACCCAGCTGGAAACCGACCGCCGCCTGCTGCAGAAGCGGGTGGAGCAGCTGCAGAAGCGGCTGGAAAAGGTCGAGGTGCAGCGCACCCAGATGCGCCGTGCGCGCGTGCGCAGCGAGCTGCCGCGCGTGGCCCTGGTGGGTTACACCAACGCCGGCAAGTCGACCCTGTTCAACGCCATGACCGGCGCCGAGGCCTATGCCGCCGACCAGTTGTTCGCAACTCTGGATCCGACCGTGCGCCGCATCGCGGTGCCGGGCGGCAACGTGGTGCTGGCCGACACCGTCGGCTTCGTCCGCGATCTGCCGCATGATCTGGTCGCTGCGTTCCGCTCGACCCTGTCCGAGGCGCGCGAGGCCGATTTCCTGCTGCACGTGGTCGATGCTGCCGATCCGCACCGCGAGGAGCGCATCGCGCAGGTGGACGAGGTGCTGACCGCGGTCGGCGCCGGTGACCTGCCGCAGCTGCTGGTGTTCAACAAGATCGACCGCATCGAGGGTGCCGATGTCCGCCACGATGGCCAGGACGGTATCCCGGATGAGTCGCGCCGGGAGCGGGTGTGGATTTCCGCGCGTGACGGGCAGGGCCTGGAGCTGCTGCAGGCGGTGCTGGGCAAGCGCCTGGGCCTGCAGCATGTCACCGGCGAACTGCGCCTGCCGCCGGATGCCGGCCGCCTGCGTGCGCGCCTGCACCAGCTGGAAGTGATCCGCAGCGAGCAGGCCGACGAAGACGGCTGGCTGCTGCAGGTCGACCTGCCGATTGCCGAAGCCGAGAAGCTGGCTGCCAGTGCCGACGGCGCGCCGATCCGGGCGCTGCTGCCGGAGAAACTGCCGGAGTGGTGA
- a CDS encoding IS3 family transposase (programmed frameshift), with the protein MNKYDARFKLQVAKEACKTSTSVKAIARRHGLEFSTVRRWVATYRLHGWRGFRRQPRSYDLAFKLAVLEKMSRDGLSGREATTYFQIGDAGAVGQWRRLYAQGGARALAPPLPPPRKPMKKTRSSKPPEDMSRDELLKEVAYLRAETDYPKKTRCLDPGRAGGAGRKAQAIQGLRQVHTLSLLLEAAELSRSTFYYQNHVLAHPDQDEAALCERIRAIYDQSQGRYGYRTVTLELANQGHRTNHKRVQRLMGKMGLKSRVRVKRYRSFKRAANVVVGNELNRQFHAQRPNQKWVTDVTEFKVQGMKLYLSPIMDLYNGEIVAYQIKRQPVFDLVGQMLDEAISKLSPDERPMIHSDQGWQYQHENYRHMLEKHSLKQSMSRRGNCLDNAAMESFFGTLKSEFFYLNSFDSIESLEAGLVEYIQYYNEERIKLKLKGLSPVQYREQAQSAA; encoded by the exons ATGAACAAATACGACGCGCGTTTCAAACTGCAGGTCGCCAAAGAGGCCTGCAAGACCTCCACATCGGTCAAAGCCATTGCCCGTCGCCACGGCTTGGAGTTCTCCACGGTCAGGCGCTGGGTAGCGACCTATCGGCTGCACGGTTGGCGTGGGTTTCGCCGCCAGCCCCGGTCCTATGACCTCGCCTTCAAGCTGGCGGTCCTGGAGAAGATGAGCCGGGACGGCCTGTCCGGGCGGGAGGCCACCACCTACTTCCAGATTGGCGATGCCGGCGCAGTGGGGCAGTGGCGGCGCCTGTATGCTCAGGGTGGTGCCCGAGCGTTGGCACCGCCCCTGCCGCCGCCCCGAAAGCCGATGAAAAAGACCCGTTCGTCCAAGCCGCCTGAGGATATGAGCCGCGATGAGCTGCTCAAGGAAGTCGCCTATCTGCGTGCGGAGACCGACTACC CTAAAAAAACTCGATGCCTTGATCCGGGAAGAGCAGGCGGCGCAGGACGCAAAGCGCAAGCCATCCAAGGATTGAGGCAGGTTCATACGTTGTCGCTTCTGCTCGAAGCGGCAGAGCTGTCACGCAGTACGTTCTATTACCAGAACCATGTCCTGGCCCATCCGGATCAGGATGAGGCAGCCCTGTGCGAGCGCATCCGTGCAATCTACGATCAAAGCCAAGGGCGTTATGGCTATCGCACGGTGACGCTGGAATTGGCCAACCAGGGCCATCGGACCAATCACAAGCGGGTACAGCGCCTGATGGGGAAGATGGGCCTGAAATCACGGGTACGCGTGAAGCGCTACCGGTCCTTCAAGAGGGCCGCCAATGTTGTGGTTGGCAATGAGCTCAATCGCCAGTTCCATGCCCAGCGGCCCAACCAGAAGTGGGTGACTGACGTGACCGAGTTCAAGGTGCAAGGCATGAAGCTGTACCTGTCGCCGATCATGGACCTCTACAACGGCGAAATCGTGGCTTATCAGATCAAGCGCCAGCCCGTGTTCGATCTGGTAGGTCAGATGCTGGACGAAGCCATCAGCAAGCTTTCCCCGGATGAGCGCCCCATGATCCACTCCGACCAGGGCTGGCAGTACCAGCATGAAAACTACCGGCACATGCTGGAAAAGCACTCGTTGAAGCAAAGCATGTCCCGGCGTGGCAACTGCCTGGACAATGCGGCGATGGAGAGCTTCTTTGGGACGCTGAAGTCGGAGTTCTTCTACCTGAACAGCTTTGACAGCATCGAGAGTCTGGAGGCCGGGCTGGTGGAATACATCCAGTACTACAACGAAGAGCGCATCAAACTGAAGCTGAAAGGCCTGAGCCCGGTACAGTACCGGGAGCAGGCCCAATCGGCCGCCTGA
- the recA gene encoding recombinase RecA, translating to MDENKKRALAAALGQIEKQFGKGSVMRMGDRVVEPVEAIPTGSLMLDIALGIGGLPKGRVVEIYGPESSGKTTLTLQAIAECQKMGGTAAFIDAEHALDPIYAAKLGVNVDDLLLSQPDTGEQALEIADMLVRSGSVDILVIDSVAALTPKAEIEGEMGDQLPGLQARLMSQALRKLTGNIKRSNTLVVFINQLRMKIGVMMPGQSPETTTGGNALKFYASVRLDIRRIGAIKKGDEIIGNQTKIKVVKNKLAPPFKQVITEILYGEGISREGELIDMGVDAKLVEKAGAWYSYGEERIGQGKDNARGYLRDNPTVAAKLEAELREKFQPTEATREEGDDEGDDE from the coding sequence ATGGACGAGAACAAGAAGCGCGCCCTCGCTGCAGCTCTGGGCCAGATCGAAAAGCAGTTCGGCAAGGGCTCGGTGATGCGCATGGGCGATCGCGTGGTCGAACCCGTCGAAGCCATCCCGACCGGTTCGCTGATGCTCGACATCGCGCTGGGCATTGGCGGTCTGCCGAAGGGCCGTGTCGTTGAAATCTACGGGCCGGAATCCTCGGGCAAGACCACCCTGACGCTGCAGGCCATCGCCGAATGCCAGAAGATGGGCGGCACCGCGGCCTTCATTGACGCCGAGCACGCGCTGGACCCGATCTACGCCGCCAAGCTGGGCGTGAACGTGGACGACCTGCTGCTGTCGCAGCCGGATACCGGTGAGCAGGCGCTGGAAATCGCCGACATGCTGGTCCGTTCCGGTTCGGTCGACATCCTGGTGATCGACTCGGTCGCCGCGCTGACCCCGAAGGCTGAAATCGAAGGCGAGATGGGCGATCAGCTGCCGGGCCTGCAGGCCCGCCTGATGAGCCAGGCGCTGCGCAAGCTGACCGGCAACATCAAGCGCTCCAACACCCTGGTGGTCTTCATCAACCAGCTGCGCATGAAGATCGGCGTGATGATGCCGGGCCAGAGCCCGGAAACCACCACCGGCGGCAACGCGCTGAAGTTCTACGCCTCGGTGCGCCTGGACATCCGCCGTATCGGCGCGATCAAGAAGGGCGACGAGATCATCGGCAACCAGACCAAGATCAAGGTCGTCAAGAACAAGCTGGCGCCTCCGTTCAAGCAGGTCATCACCGAGATCCTGTACGGCGAAGGCATCAGCCGCGAAGGCGAACTGATCGACATGGGTGTGGATGCCAAGCTGGTCGAGAAGGCCGGCGCCTGGTACAGCTACGGTGAGGAGCGCATCGGCCAGGGCAAGGACAACGCCCGTGGTTACCTGCGCGACAACCCGACGGTTGCTGCGAAGCTCGAAGCTGAGCTGCGCGAGAAGTTCCAGCCGACCGAAGCCACCCGTGAGGAAGGCGACGACGAAGGCGACGACGAGTAA
- a CDS encoding CinA family protein, producing the protein MSIPTDAELNAQSAALGQRLQQASLQLVTAESCSGGWIAKCMTDIAGSSAFFDCGMVVYSYEAKQRLLGVRAQTLEQFGAVSRETVLEMVSGALVNSGAGIAVAVTGIAGPGGGSPDKPVGSVWIGWKRRGGYARAELFQFEGDREAIRRQTVAAALRGIDAQL; encoded by the coding sequence ATGTCCATTCCCACCGACGCTGAACTCAATGCCCAGTCCGCCGCGCTCGGGCAGCGCCTGCAGCAGGCCTCGCTGCAGCTGGTGACTGCTGAAAGCTGCAGTGGCGGCTGGATCGCCAAGTGCATGACCGATATCGCCGGTTCCTCGGCGTTCTTCGACTGCGGCATGGTGGTCTACAGCTACGAAGCCAAGCAGCGCCTGTTGGGCGTACGTGCGCAGACCCTGGAGCAGTTCGGTGCGGTCAGCCGCGAAACCGTGCTGGAAATGGTGTCCGGCGCACTGGTCAATTCCGGTGCCGGCATCGCCGTCGCGGTCACCGGTATCGCCGGCCCCGGCGGTGGCAGTCCGGACAAGCCGGTCGGCAGTGTCTGGATCGGCTGGAAGCGCCGTGGGGGCTACGCCCGTGCCGAACTCTTCCAGTTCGAAGGCGACCGCGAAGCCATCCGCCGGCAAACCGTGGCGGCGGCATTGCGCGGTATCGACGCCCAGCTGTGA
- the hfq gene encoding RNA chaperone Hfq, with protein MSKGQSLQDPFLNALRRERVPVSVYLVNGIKLQGTIESFDQFVVLLRNTVSQMVYKHAISTVVPARNVKVGPGGGYVQSGEGGQAGDEADE; from the coding sequence ATGTCCAAGGGGCAATCGCTGCAGGATCCTTTCTTGAATGCACTGCGGCGCGAACGCGTGCCGGTTTCGGTGTACCTGGTGAACGGCATCAAGCTGCAGGGCACGATCGAGTCGTTTGACCAGTTCGTGGTCCTGCTGCGCAACACGGTCAGTCAGATGGTCTACAAGCACGCCATTTCCACGGTCGTTCCGGCACGCAACGTGAAGGTCGGTCCGGGCGGTGGTTACGTGCAGTCGGGTGAAGGTGGTCAGGCAGGTGATGAAGCAGACGAGTAA
- the ubiB gene encoding 2-polyprenylphenol 6-hydroxylase yields MWETLGTVRDLGRLQEIAVVLIRYGFGDVVRRIGLASTLERAGRLLHWNEERQELLRMTAPVRVRSAMQDLGPTFVKLGQVLATRVDLLPPEWIAELSELQNAVPALPYADIREQLEADLGASPTQVFAFLDETPMAAASLAQAHRARLHDGREVVLKVRRPGIRDVVEADLRLLARLAEIVEARLPDLRRYRPAEVVQQFTVSLRRELDFAAECRNAERIARNFSGRDDILIPKVHWQWTCESLNVQDFVDGIPGRDLAGVDAAGLDRRELARRGAGIVLKMVLEDGSFQADPHPGNIIYLRDGRIGVIDFGMVGALSEVRRFQVAQLLHGLVEQDPQGVADVLLDWAGGVEVDENRLQHDISQFVDQYRGVPLKDLRIGLMLGDITQLLRSYSLTLPADLALMIKAFLTLEGMGRQLDPDFDMASAARPFLERVVLQRYAPKALLKRGRRSLLGLVDFAGELPRDLRKLVQAARRGRLQLKVETSALQGFGEQVNRAANRLVMGIVTAALIIGSSIVMHSVGGVSSRWLLALGVCGFIGAGFCGVWILFSIWRSGKHT; encoded by the coding sequence ATGTGGGAAACGCTGGGCACGGTCCGTGACCTGGGCCGACTGCAGGAAATCGCCGTCGTCCTGATCCGCTATGGCTTCGGCGACGTGGTGCGGCGCATCGGCCTGGCCAGCACGCTGGAACGGGCAGGGCGCCTGCTTCACTGGAACGAGGAGCGGCAGGAGCTGCTGCGGATGACCGCGCCGGTGCGTGTGCGCAGCGCGATGCAGGATCTCGGCCCGACCTTCGTCAAGCTTGGCCAGGTGCTGGCGACGCGCGTCGACCTGTTGCCGCCGGAGTGGATCGCCGAGCTCTCTGAGCTGCAGAACGCGGTGCCGGCGCTGCCGTATGCGGATATCCGTGAGCAGCTCGAAGCCGACCTTGGCGCATCGCCGACGCAGGTGTTCGCCTTCCTCGATGAAACCCCGATGGCCGCCGCCTCGCTGGCGCAGGCCCATCGCGCGCGCCTGCATGATGGTCGTGAGGTGGTGCTGAAGGTGCGGCGCCCCGGCATCCGCGATGTGGTCGAGGCGGACCTGCGGCTGCTGGCCCGCCTGGCCGAGATCGTTGAAGCGCGACTGCCGGACCTGCGTCGTTACCGCCCGGCCGAAGTCGTGCAGCAGTTCACCGTGTCGCTGCGCCGCGAGCTGGATTTCGCTGCCGAATGCCGCAATGCCGAGCGCATCGCGCGCAACTTCAGCGGCCGTGACGACATACTGATTCCGAAGGTGCACTGGCAGTGGACCTGCGAGAGCCTGAACGTGCAGGACTTCGTCGACGGCATTCCTGGCCGAGACCTGGCCGGCGTCGATGCGGCGGGCCTGGACCGGCGCGAGCTGGCACGGCGTGGCGCCGGCATTGTGCTCAAGATGGTGCTGGAGGACGGCAGCTTCCAGGCCGATCCACACCCCGGCAACATCATCTACCTGCGTGACGGCCGCATCGGCGTGATCGATTTCGGCATGGTCGGCGCCTTGTCGGAAGTGCGGCGTTTCCAGGTGGCTCAGCTGCTGCACGGACTGGTCGAGCAGGACCCGCAGGGCGTGGCTGACGTGCTGCTGGACTGGGCCGGCGGTGTTGAGGTGGACGAGAACCGGCTGCAGCACGACATCAGCCAGTTCGTAGATCAATACCGTGGCGTGCCGCTGAAGGACCTGCGCATCGGCCTGATGCTGGGCGACATCACCCAGCTGCTGCGCAGCTACAGCCTGACCCTGCCGGCTGACCTGGCGCTGATGATCAAGGCGTTCCTGACCCTGGAAGGCATGGGCCGGCAGCTGGACCCGGATTTCGACATGGCCAGTGCCGCGCGCCCGTTCTTGGAGCGGGTGGTGCTGCAGCGCTATGCGCCCAAGGCGCTGCTCAAGCGCGGCCGCCGCAGCCTGCTGGGCCTGGTCGACTTCGCCGGTGAGCTTCCCCGCGACCTGCGCAAGCTGGTGCAGGCGGCGCGCCGTGGGCGGCTGCAGCTGAAGGTGGAAACCAGCGCACTGCAGGGCTTCGGCGAGCAGGTCAACCGCGCCGCGAACCGGCTGGTGATGGGCATCGTCACTGCTGCGTTGATCATCGGCTCGTCGATCGTGATGCATAGCGTCGGTGGCGTCTCCAGCCGCTGGCTGCTGGCGCTGGGCGTGTGCGGCTTCATCGGCGCAGGCTTCTGCGGCGTGTGGATCCTGTTCTCGATATGGAGAAGCGGTAAACACACGTGA
- the ftsH gene encoding ATP-dependent zinc metalloprotease FtsH, which yields MNDLTKNLLLWVVVAVVLMVVFQSFSPKSSGAGAQGASYSQFLDQVDSGNIQKVSLGGDMRGGTNEITYTTRGGQTSTITAPFDRDLINVLREKKVDIDQQPASSGISLTAILMNFLPVILIIGFWLFIMRQMQGGGGGAKGAMSFGKSRAKLQGEDQIKVTFADVAGCDEAKEEVGELVDFLRDPSKFTKLGGKIPRGVLMVGPPGTGKTLLAKAIAGEAKVPFFSISGSDFVEMFVGVGASRVRDMFEQAKKHAPCIIFIDEIDAVGRHRGAGLGGGHDEREQTLNQLLVEMDGFEGGEGVIVIAATNRPDVLDPALLRPGRFDRQVVVGLPDVKGREHILKVHMRKLPLADDVEPMVIARGTPGFSGADLANLCNEAALFAARGNEKEVRMDHFDRARDKILMGAERRSMAMSEEEKTLTAYHEAGHAIVGRLVPEHDPVYKVTIIPRGRALGVTMYLPEGDKYSMNRVAIKSQLCSLYGGRVAEELIFGADKVTTGASNDIERATKMARNMVTKWGLSDQLGPIAYGEEDDEVFLGRSVTQHKSVSNDTARRIDEEVRKILDEAYARTTELMTANLDKLHAMSQLLLQYETIDAPQIDAIMEGRDPPPPAGWSKSNKDGGSDKGGDARPLPPIAGPAESH from the coding sequence ATGAACGACTTGACCAAGAACCTCCTGCTATGGGTGGTCGTCGCCGTCGTGCTGATGGTGGTCTTCCAGAGCTTCTCGCCGAAGTCCTCCGGGGCCGGCGCGCAGGGCGCGTCGTACTCGCAGTTCCTGGACCAGGTGGACAGCGGCAACATCCAGAAAGTGTCCCTGGGCGGCGACATGCGCGGTGGCACCAACGAAATCACCTACACCACCCGGGGCGGCCAGACCTCGACCATCACCGCGCCGTTCGATCGCGACCTGATCAACGTGCTGCGCGAGAAGAAGGTCGATATTGACCAGCAACCGGCGTCCAGCGGCATTTCTCTCACCGCGATCCTGATGAATTTCCTGCCGGTCATCCTGATCATCGGCTTCTGGTTGTTCATCATGCGCCAGATGCAGGGCGGTGGCGGCGGCGCCAAGGGCGCGATGTCCTTCGGCAAGTCGCGCGCCAAGCTGCAGGGCGAAGACCAGATCAAGGTCACCTTCGCCGACGTCGCCGGCTGCGACGAGGCCAAGGAAGAAGTGGGCGAGCTGGTCGACTTCCTGCGCGACCCGTCCAAGTTCACCAAGCTGGGCGGCAAGATTCCGCGCGGCGTGCTGATGGTCGGCCCGCCGGGTACCGGCAAGACGCTGCTGGCCAAGGCCATCGCCGGCGAAGCCAAGGTGCCGTTCTTCTCGATCTCCGGTTCGGACTTCGTGGAAATGTTCGTCGGCGTCGGCGCCAGCCGCGTGCGCGACATGTTCGAGCAGGCCAAGAAGCACGCGCCGTGCATCATCTTCATCGACGAAATCGACGCCGTCGGCCGCCACCGTGGCGCCGGCCTGGGCGGCGGTCACGACGAGCGCGAGCAGACCCTGAACCAGCTGCTGGTCGAGATGGACGGTTTTGAAGGTGGCGAAGGCGTGATCGTGATCGCTGCGACCAACCGTCCGGACGTGCTGGATCCGGCGCTGCTGCGCCCGGGCCGTTTCGACCGCCAGGTCGTGGTCGGCCTGCCGGACGTGAAGGGTCGCGAGCACATCCTGAAGGTGCACATGCGCAAGCTGCCGCTGGCCGACGACGTCGAGCCGATGGTGATCGCGCGCGGTACCCCGGGCTTCTCCGGCGCCGACCTGGCCAACCTCTGCAACGAGGCCGCCCTGTTCGCCGCGCGTGGCAACGAGAAGGAAGTCCGCATGGACCACTTCGACCGTGCCCGCGACAAGATCCTGATGGGTGCCGAGCGCCGCTCGATGGCCATGAGCGAGGAAGAGAAGACCCTCACCGCCTACCACGAAGCCGGTCACGCCATCGTCGGCCGACTGGTGCCGGAGCACGACCCGGTCTACAAGGTCACGATCATTCCGCGCGGCCGTGCGCTGGGTGTGACCATGTACCTGCCGGAAGGTGACAAGTACTCGATGAACCGCGTGGCGATCAAGTCGCAGCTGTGCTCGCTGTACGGTGGCCGCGTGGCCGAGGAGCTGATCTTCGGTGCCGACAAGGTCACCACCGGCGCCTCCAACGACATCGAGCGCGCCACCAAGATGGCCCGCAACATGGTCACCAAGTGGGGCCTGTCCGACCAGCTCGGCCCGATCGCCTATGGCGAAGAGGATGACGAGGTGTTCCTGGGCCGTTCGGTCACCCAGCACAAGAGCGTGTCCAACGACACCGCGCGCCGCATCGATGAGGAAGTGCGCAAGATCCTCGACGAAGCCTACGCGCGCACCACCGAGCTGATGACGGCCAACCTGGACAAGTTGCACGCGATGTCCCAGCTGCTGCTGCAGTACGAGACCATCGACGCGCCGCAGATCGACGCCATCATGGAAGGCCGCGATCCGCCGCCGCCGGCCGGCTGGAGCAAGTCGAACAAGGATGGTGGCAGCGACAAGGGCGGCGACGCCCGCCCGCTGCCGCCGATCGCAGGCCCGGCCGAATCGCACTGA
- the folP gene encoding dihydropteroate synthase, translating into MFDTSPQLDCAGRILRLDRARVMGIVNVTPDSFSDGGAHDTTEAAVAHGLKLVEEGADLLDIGGESTRPGAAPVSVEEELRRVIPVIEQLAARTQVPISIDTFKPEVMRAAVAAGAGMINDIYGLRQEGALDAAAEAGVPVVLMHMQGEPGHMQADPHYDDVVAEVHGFLVQRLFAAEMAGIAKKKLLIDLGFGFGKTTAHNMTLLARSERFLELGVPMLAGLSRKRSLGELTGRDMPSERVAASVAAHLIAVQRGARIVRVHDVAATVDALKIWQAVEAVPTPRADAAPSIRWPDED; encoded by the coding sequence ATGTTCGATACCTCGCCCCAGCTCGATTGCGCCGGCCGCATCCTGCGTCTCGACCGTGCCCGGGTCATGGGCATCGTCAACGTCACCCCGGACTCTTTCTCCGATGGTGGCGCGCACGACACCACCGAGGCCGCGGTCGCACATGGCCTGAAGCTGGTCGAGGAGGGCGCGGACCTGCTGGATATCGGCGGCGAATCCACCCGCCCGGGCGCTGCGCCGGTATCGGTCGAGGAAGAGCTGCGCCGGGTGATTCCGGTGATCGAGCAGCTGGCAGCCCGTACCCAGGTGCCGATCAGCATCGACACCTTCAAGCCGGAGGTGATGCGCGCGGCCGTGGCCGCCGGCGCCGGCATGATCAACGACATCTACGGCCTGCGCCAGGAGGGGGCGCTGGACGCCGCCGCTGAAGCCGGCGTGCCGGTGGTGCTGATGCACATGCAGGGCGAGCCGGGCCACATGCAGGCCGATCCACACTACGACGATGTGGTCGCCGAGGTGCACGGCTTCCTGGTGCAGCGCCTGTTCGCTGCCGAGATGGCTGGCATCGCGAAGAAAAAACTGCTGATCGACCTCGGCTTCGGCTTCGGCAAGACCACCGCCCACAACATGACCCTGCTGGCGCGTTCGGAGCGCTTCCTGGAACTGGGCGTGCCGATGCTGGCGGGCCTGTCACGCAAGCGCAGCCTCGGTGAACTGACTGGCCGCGACATGCCGTCCGAACGGGTAGCGGCCTCGGTGGCTGCGCATTTGATCGCGGTGCAGCGCGGCGCACGCATCGTGCGCGTGCATGACGTGGCGGCCACCGTCGACGCGTTGAAGATATGGCAGGCGGTCGAGGCGGTGCCCACGCCGCGCGCCGACGCCGCGCCGTCGATCCGCTGGCCGGACGAAGACTGA
- the miaA gene encoding tRNA (adenosine(37)-N6)-dimethylallyltransferase MiaA: protein MGIDRRPLAIAVMGPTASGKTATAIALAQQLDGEIVSVDSALVYRHLDIGSAKPDAAERAQAPHHLLDLRDPWQTYSAAEFAADAGRVVADIVARGKMPILAGGTGLYFRALLQGLSPMPEADPATREALSAEAAERGWAALHAELAKVDPAAAARIHATDPQRIQRALEVYRLTGAPITEWQRRPGLAPLPVRTLKLILAPRDRAVLHQRIEARFDVMLAQGFLNEVRALRAMPEMAAVQAPLDLPAVRAVGYRQAWEYLDGEGDAARFRDKAIFATRQLAKRQLTWLRGELDARWFDPHIDHERLAGAVSTFVAR, encoded by the coding sequence ATGGGCATCGACCGGCGGCCGCTGGCGATTGCCGTGATGGGGCCGACCGCCAGTGGCAAGACCGCCACCGCAATCGCCCTGGCACAGCAGCTGGATGGCGAAATCGTCAGCGTCGATTCGGCGCTGGTGTACCGGCACCTGGATATCGGCTCGGCCAAGCCCGATGCGGCCGAGCGTGCGCAGGCGCCGCACCATCTGCTGGACCTGCGCGATCCGTGGCAGACCTACTCGGCGGCCGAATTCGCCGCCGATGCCGGTCGGGTCGTGGCCGACATCGTGGCACGCGGCAAGATGCCGATCCTGGCCGGTGGCACTGGCCTTTACTTCCGCGCCTTGTTGCAGGGCCTGTCGCCGATGCCGGAGGCCGATCCGGCGACGCGCGAAGCGCTCAGCGCCGAGGCGGCCGAGCGTGGCTGGGCGGCACTGCACGCAGAGCTGGCCAAGGTCGATCCGGCGGCGGCGGCACGCATCCATGCTACCGACCCGCAGCGCATCCAGCGGGCGCTGGAGGTCTATCGCCTGACCGGCGCGCCCATCACTGAATGGCAGCGCCGGCCGGGCCTGGCGCCGTTGCCGGTGCGCACCCTCAAGCTGATTCTGGCGCCGCGTGATCGCGCGGTGCTGCACCAGCGCATCGAGGCACGCTTCGACGTCATGCTGGCGCAGGGCTTTCTGAATGAGGTGCGGGCATTGCGCGCGATGCCGGAAATGGCCGCCGTGCAGGCGCCGCTGGACCTGCCGGCAGTGCGCGCGGTCGGCTATCGGCAGGCCTGGGAGTACCTGGACGGGGAGGGCGATGCCGCCCGTTTCCGTGACAAGGCGATCTTCGCCACCCGGCAGCTGGCCAAGCGCCAGCTGACCTGGCTGCGCGGCGAGCTTGATGCGCGCTGGTTCGACCCCCATATCGACCACGAGCGCCTGGCCGGCGCGGTGTCGACCTTCGTCGCACGCTGA
- the lexA gene encoding transcriptional repressor LexA encodes MDLTDTQQAILQLIAERIESEGAPPSQTEIARAFGFKGVRAAQYHLEALEQAGAIRRIPGQARGIRLVQAPPVEKLAEPGLPDSVLRLPVLGRVAAGLPIGADIGSDDFVVLDRVFFSPAPDYLLKVQGDSMIDEGIFDGDLIGVHRTRDAHSGQIVVARIDDEITVKLLKIAKDRIRLLPRNPDYKPIEVLPDQDFAIEGLYCGLLRPNR; translated from the coding sequence ATGGACCTGACCGACACCCAGCAGGCGATCCTGCAGTTGATCGCCGAGCGTATCGAGAGCGAAGGCGCACCGCCGTCGCAGACTGAAATCGCACGTGCGTTCGGCTTCAAGGGCGTACGCGCGGCCCAGTACCACCTGGAAGCCCTGGAGCAGGCCGGTGCGATCCGTCGCATCCCCGGCCAGGCCCGCGGCATCCGCCTGGTGCAGGCACCGCCGGTCGAAAAGCTGGCCGAGCCGGGCCTGCCCGACAGCGTCCTGCGCCTGCCGGTGCTGGGCCGTGTCGCAGCCGGCCTGCCGATCGGTGCTGATATCGGCTCGGACGACTTCGTGGTGCTGGACCGGGTGTTCTTCTCGCCAGCGCCGGACTACCTGTTGAAGGTGCAGGGCGATTCGATGATCGACGAAGGCATCTTCGACGGTGACCTGATCGGCGTCCACCGCACCCGCGACGCCCATTCCGGGCAGATCGTGGTGGCCCGCATCGATGACGAGATCACCGTCAAGCTGCTGAAGATCGCCAAGGATCGCATCCGCCTGCTGCCGCGTAACCCCGACTACAAGCCGATCGAGGTGCTGCCGGACCAGGACTTCGCGATCGAAGGCCTCTATTGCGGCCTGTTGCGACCCAATCGTTGA